GGGCAATCGGCCAATGCCGAGTTTTATGAAAAGTTGTGCGTACACAGCTCGGCCATGGAGAAAAAAGCAGCCGATGCCGAACGATCTTCGGTAAAATACAAACAAGCTGAGTATCTTCGCGACCAGGTTGGCAATACCTTTACAGGCATCATATCGGGCGTTACCGAATGGGGCATGTATGTTGAGATCATCGAAAATAAATGCGAAGGCATGATCCGCCTGCGCGATATTTCGGACGATTTTTATACTTTGGACGAGAAAAACTATGCCATCATCGGACAGCGTAAAAAGAAAATATATCAGCTGGGTGATGAGGTAAAGATCAAAGTAAAACAGGTTGACCTAACTAAAAAACAGATAGATTTTTCACTGGTACAGGAATAAAAACTGAACCTTGATTCGCCTGATTTTAGGATTACTTGAATAATGTATCAGAAAATCCTAAAATCAGGAAAATCAGGGTTCCACTTAAAAAATGAAACAACTTACAGAGTTACAGTTACTGATAAATAAAGCGGTTGGCAAGTTAAGTTACCCGGCTTACCCGGCCGATTTGTATGAACCGATAAGCTATATTCTTTCTATTGGCGGCAAACGTATGCGCCCCGCGCTGCTTTTGTTAGCCTGCGATCTTTTTGGCGGCGATGTTAACAAGGCTATTGAGCCAGCTTTAGCCATTGAGGTATTTCACAACTTTACCCTGATGCATGATGATATCATGGATAAGGCCCCGCTACGTCGTGGTAAAGCAACCGTGCACGAAAAGTGGAACACCAATGTGGCAATCCTATCGGGCGATGCCATGATGGTGGAAGCCAACCGCATGATGATGATGGTTGACGATAATATACTGCGTGAAGTACTGAATGTATTTAACGATACCGCCACAGGCGTTTGTGAAGGGCAGCAGATTGATATGAGCTTTGAGCAACGTAACGATGTTGGCATTGCCGAGTATCTGGATATGATCCGCCTGAAAACTGCTGTGCTGCTTGGTGGAACGATGAAAATAGGCTCCATCATTGGCGGAGCTTCTGCTACAGATGCGGAACTGATCGACGCGTTTGGGGTTAACCTGGGGATAGCATTCCAATTGCAGGATGATATACTGGATGTATATGGCGACCCGGAAAAGTTTGGCAAACAGGTTGGCGGCGATATCATCTCCAACAAAAAAACATACCTGTTGATTAAAGCGCTGGAGTTAGCAAAAAACGAAGCCAAAGCCGAACTTAATAACTGGATCAACCTTGACCAATTTGACAACATTGAGAAGGTTGCCGCAGTAACCGCAATTTACGATAGCCTGGACGTAAGACCATACGCCGAACAAGCCATGCACTCATTTGCCGATAAAGCCTTTGCCGCCCTTGAAGCGATAAGCCTGCCCGAAGATCATAAACAATACCTCCGCGATTTTGCCGACAGCTTGCTGGTAAGGGAGAATTGATTTATATTTAAGGATGAAGAAATATTTACCCATCCTTATCCTTTTATTGATTTCATCGGGCTTGAACGCCCAAAAGCTTATGCCGCCGCATTTTCGTGGCGGAGATAAAGCTTTTCATGATTTTTTAGATCAAAACCTTAAATGGCCAAAAGATACACTTGTTAAACAGGGCGTAGTTAAAGTGAGCTTCTTTGTAGAAAGCAATGGCACACTTTCGGATATTAAATTAGCGCAGGGTTTTGCACCCGAATTTGATAAGGAAGCCCTTAGGGTTATCAGGCTTTCGCCTAAATGGGTTCCGGCAACGCGTGGAGGAAAGCCTATTAAATCAAAATATTCGGTTCCTATTCAGTATGAGTTAACAGTATATTGATTATGAGAGGGATTTTAGTATTGTTTTTTTTAGTATTTCTTACGATAACTGCAAAAGCACAAAATGGCACTTCGCCCGAGATTGATACAGCGACTATTTCTTGCAAATGCGGTCATAAAGTAGATAAAATACCAGAATTTCCAGGAGGCGAGCAAGGGTTTGAGGCATTTATCAAGAAAAATTTAAAGCAACAAGCAAACAAACATGACAATGGCAGGGGGCGTGTGATAGCTGCCTTTTTCATTGAAACAGACGGAAGGATAACCAACATTCGTATTATTAGAGGAGTATCATCCGAAAAAGATAAAGAAGTTGTACGATTGATGAAAAAAAGCCCGAGGTGGAAACCAGCCATTAATAATGGCAAACCCGAGCGCTTCGAATATTTTATTCCTATTTCCTTCAAATAAAGCTTATTATCTAAAACACTGCCATGCAAAAACAAACAATAAAAATAACAGAAGCAGCGCTAACTACTACTTTCAATTTTGATGCGATAAAAAAATTCATCGATTATATAACCGAAAACCTGAAATACCCGGAGGCTGAAACCATAGAGGGTGAAGTTGTGGTTGAATATACAACCGACGAAGAAGGTAAACTGATTGAGGCACACATTAAACAAAGCTTATCCGAAGCTACGGATGCCGAAGCTTTACGGGTGATCCGTTCTTACACCGATTGGAGGCCCCGGGTTATCCATAGCCAGCCTAAACAAAGCAAACATACTATACCATTACGTTTTAAACGCCCATAGTTAAATGAAAAGAATTTTATCGGTCACCCTGTCGCTCTTTATGTCTACCTGCCTGTTACAGGCCCAAACCCTAACATCAGGCGGAAAGCTCAAACCTGAGCAAGCCATAATGGATGTAAGGCATTACACCATTTCGCTTGCTGTTGATCCGGAGCAGAAAACCATAGATGGCTTTACTACCATCGACGTGATCATGGCGAAGGCAACCAAAGTTTTACTTTTTGATTTGCTGGATTCGTTAACCGTAAGCAAAGTACTGGTAAACGGCAAACCCGAAACTTTTGATTACAAAAACAATCTCATTACCATACACACCGCCAAAGAACTACCCGCGGGCAAAGCCAGCGTGAAAGTAATTTACGGCGGCAAACCCCACGTGGCCCGTCGACCGCCCTGGGATGACGGCTTTATCTGGACACGTGATTCAACCGGGCATCAATGGATGGCTATTACTGCCGAGGGTACCGGCGGCAAACTGTATTTCCCATGTAAAGATCACCCATCTGATGAGCCCGACGAAGGTGCAGATCTGATCATTACCGTTCCTAAAGATCTGGTAGTAGCGGGTCCGGGCTTATTGAAAAAAGTGAGTAAACAAGGTGAAACAGCTACCTATCATTGGCAAACCAAATATCCTATCAATAACTACAGCATCCTTTTTAACGCGGGCGATTATACGGTAGTAAGCAGGCCATATACC
The sequence above is a segment of the Mucilaginibacter celer genome. Coding sequences within it:
- a CDS encoding energy transducer TonB produces the protein MRGILVLFFLVFLTITAKAQNGTSPEIDTATISCKCGHKVDKIPEFPGGEQGFEAFIKKNLKQQANKHDNGRGRVIAAFFIETDGRITNIRIIRGVSSEKDKEVVRLMKKSPRWKPAINNGKPERFEYFIPISFK
- a CDS encoding polyprenyl synthetase family protein — translated: MKQLTELQLLINKAVGKLSYPAYPADLYEPISYILSIGGKRMRPALLLLACDLFGGDVNKAIEPALAIEVFHNFTLMHDDIMDKAPLRRGKATVHEKWNTNVAILSGDAMMVEANRMMMMVDDNILREVLNVFNDTATGVCEGQQIDMSFEQRNDVGIAEYLDMIRLKTAVLLGGTMKIGSIIGGASATDAELIDAFGVNLGIAFQLQDDILDVYGDPEKFGKQVGGDIISNKKTYLLIKALELAKNEAKAELNNWINLDQFDNIEKVAAVTAIYDSLDVRPYAEQAMHSFADKAFAALEAISLPEDHKQYLRDFADSLLVREN
- a CDS encoding TonB family protein codes for the protein MQKQTIKITEAALTTTFNFDAIKKFIDYITENLKYPEAETIEGEVVVEYTTDEEGKLIEAHIKQSLSEATDAEALRVIRSYTDWRPRVIHSQPKQSKHTIPLRFKRP
- a CDS encoding energy transducer TonB, coding for MKKYLPILILLLISSGLNAQKLMPPHFRGGDKAFHDFLDQNLKWPKDTLVKQGVVKVSFFVESNGTLSDIKLAQGFAPEFDKEALRVIRLSPKWVPATRGGKPIKSKYSVPIQYELTVY